The Manis pentadactyla isolate mManPen7 chromosome 12, mManPen7.hap1, whole genome shotgun sequence genome contains the following window.
CCGGGGGAAAGACTTCAAGTGAATCAGTTACTGAAAAAAACTTCCTTCCAACCTCCACTGGGCTAGAAAGAAAAATTTCACAGTAAAAATGGAACATTCTGTATGTTTccctccccacaaaaaaaaagttttttatttttagcacaCGGTGTGTAATAGGGAAGTGAGCAATTTCAAACTAATAGTAAACACAGACCTAATCCTCAgtgaattttaaattaagaattgTAGCTTCTGATCAGGAATGTTATTTCTAGGAAGCTGATTTCACAGGTTTTAACTGAGGTGTAAAGCTTCCTGCCCCAGGCTTGGCCATGGCTGCATGCCCCGGTCACAGAGTATGGGATACAAGAGGAGTGGACTACACTTCACATGTCtttaaacattaagaaaaaatatacaatagATACAGGAGGGTTACttaaaacatacatataaatacataaagaatgataCTCCAGTTTGAGAAGTAGAACCAGCAAATTGCCAACTCCAGTTCCAGATTAAAACTTTTAAGTATCTCCAATCAGAAACATTACGTGGAACAAGGGAAAATGATAGGGTGGCCACGAAAGGAGGCCACATTAGCTGTAGCTCCTGATGACGCCTCAGGATTGTCAGGGGGTCACTAGAGATGACACCAGCTCATGGGCCTGTTCCTTTCGAGTCTGAAAACCGGGCTGTGCCTCCGCAGCTGTCTGTTCCTTCCACTCCTTGTCTTCACATTCTGGTCTGGCAAATATATAGGTTTAGCTGTAGGAGAAGAAAGAaccaaaagtaaacaaaatctcCTGTCCTCCCTCATTTATGTAACAAGAGAGGTTGGTTAAAGTGAGTGGGAGCAACTGATAACCCTGATGCCACAGCTGAACTCTGTCAGAAAGACGGGGAGGGTCTGCGACTGGTCTGCTGTGCCGCCCAGGGCAGTGGCTGCGGGTCCCTTACCCTTGCTCCTCAGGCTCACCATGTGCActgggaaatttttaaatgcttgcTACTGATGCtgggaaatatctttttttttttctccctagagAGCTATAAACTACATTTCAAACATCAGCATACACTTTAGACTTCacgttacaaaaaaaaaaaattcagtaaactAGTTGGTATGGTACTAAGAGAAACATATTTCTTACACCTTTGGACCAAACACGCAAATGTAcatttgtgcacacacacacagacacacatgcccctttattttcttcaaaaaacaGTCACACTGGagtaaaatgaaatcattattttCACACCAATAAGACTGAAAGGTATTTCAATATGAGGGGGTTGAAAAATCAAACTAACCTAGCCCTCCTAGTCGGTAATTATTTCCCCAACTGAAAGCTCTGCGTAAAATCCTATTTGAATGCCTGCTTCCCTTATAAAGAATCCGTCACCAAATGGCCTAACAGAGGAAGAAAGTATTTCAGAAGAAGAGCAGGCTCACTTACCAGATGCTTTAGGGCTCTCCAAGGGCCGATGTTGCCGCTTCCCTCTCCGGTTTCTGCGTCTCCTCCTGTGTCTGGGTTGTGAGCTCTTTTCCTGACTCATGATGCACTTTCCCTTCCTGAAGTTCTCCTTCCTGGCCGTCCTCCTCTTTCAGTTTTGGTCCATTTGCATCCAGGGACTCTTTGGTCAGGCCTCCCGAGGCCTCTGCATCTTCCAGGGCTGTGCTGTGGCCCCCGGGGGCATCCAGAGCATCACTTCTCTCACCTTCTGGGGACGCCTCTATTCTTTCTCCTAACCCGGCACCTTTGTTGGCTTCCAGCACACGCTCTGTTCCAGTTGCCTCTTTCTTTGCCTCCAGTGGGAGAACTACCTCTTCAAGCTGCTGGTCATACACACTGGGACTTTCTACCTTCTGGGTCGTGGTCTCTTCTGAAGCATCACCCGCACCTTTGGAAACCTCAGTTGCTTGTTTTGGAGGGGTCGGTACTGACTCCTCTTCGGCTGTGGGGGTCTGTTCTTCGCCCTGGGCAGAGGCTGGAAGTTCACGTTCTTCAATTTTCTGTCCAGCTTCCTGGTGATCAACTTTTATCAGCTGAGCCTGTGTCTGGAAATCAGGGGCTGCTTCTTCTGTACTTTCTAGCTGGTCAACAACTGTCTGAATTACATTTTGTACGAGTTTACTGCTCTCAGTCTCAAGATTCAAAATCTCACTTTCTGCCTTTATATCTTCCTTTCCCGTTTTGCTCACTTTGCCTTCCTGACCACAAGCCTGTGCATCATCTCCACCTGACCTCCAGTTCTGCAACGTGCTTTTCTCTCCTTCCAGGTCGGCACTCACGCCTTTTCCAGGTGGAGCGGGTACTGCTACTGGTGTCGATTCTGCCTGAGATTCAGCCCCTGTGGGCACTGCATCTTCTCCTGTTGGAGCAGAAGTGCCTTCatctttttcagatttttcttccaATACTAAGTGTGCATCTTCAGACTCCAAAGGTTCAGCTGTTTCTACAATCTTGACGGTTTCGCTGAAGACCTCCTTCTCCACTGCGACAGCTGTTAGCGTTAGTGATGCCTCAGAGCTTTGAACATGAGTTTCTGTGCATACCACTTCCTCTTCCACTGACCAAGAAGGAGAACCTTCTTCAAAACTGATAACCTCCTTTTCCCCGTCTATGACAGTCACACTGACTGTCTGTACCAGTTGCTTACTGAGCTCCTCAGATACAGTAACAGCCGGTTTTTGCTCCAGTTTCTCTTCACTCATTTGGGTTggctttgcttccatttctccccTTACTACTTGAACTACCCTCTCTCCCTCCACTGGGGTTGGAAGGGATTGAGCATGACTCTGGAGTTCAATATTATCATTCTTTGGAAATTGAGCTTCCTCAGTAATGTCATCTTTAAGGGCAACTTCAGGTGTCTTTTTCTGACTGACTGTTGTTTCTCTGTCCACAGACACCTCCAGGCCTCCATCGAGCACCACATCTTTGGTCTCCTTATCAGCAAATTGGACCATTTCTTGAGTCTTTGAAAGAATGGGTACAGCTTCCACTGATACCTCTGTATCTGTATGATCTGGAACCTCTTCCATTTTTGAATGTTCTTCACTTTCTTCCTGGGATTCAAAGCTGGAAGGTGTTGGAGGCATCTCTTTTGTTATGGGAACTACCTGTGCTTCTGGGACCTGAGGCTGTGTACCAGAGGTGACCTCATTATCTTCATAGATTTCCATGCTCTTGTCTTGCTGTGTTATATTTAGAGCTTCATGGTCAGCTACTGGGGTGCTTCCATTGGTCTCACTGTCTGTAGAGGTTTCAGCACTGTCAGGAGCAGCAGCCTGTTCCAGTATAATCTCTGATTTTACCTCAACCAAGGTTTCAGCTTGACAGGTGGTTCTAAGTTCACTGGACTCTACAGTCTCTGCACCTTGAGGACCTTTCACAATGCTTTCTGGGGTGGCCTGTACAAGCACCTTCTCTCGTATCAAAGTCTCAGTTTTAGTTTCTTGCCCATGGACTTTCAACACTACATCCACCTCTTTCTTCCCATCTAGCATTTGAGAATCCTGTGGTTCCTCCACCTCGACTGGCATTTCTGGCCCTTCCTCCTGCATGGTTTGAATTGTGTCTCCTGGCCCTCTGGTGTCAGGCAGCTGTGATTCTCCTCTGACCTTTTCTGCAACCGCCTCCAGGACCTCTTGGGTTCGTCTCTCTTGGTCTTCTATGTCTGGCACACCGCCTTCTACCTCCTGAACCGGGGTGGCTTCCTCGGTGGTGTCTGGGGAGTCAGTTAACTGGGAAACAGCTGAAACCATGTCGGCGGTCTCTTCAGCAGCAGATGCCTCGGTGGCGTCTGCAGCTGTCACGGCTTCAGAAGTGAGTTCCACCTCACTGACGAGTGTGTCATCACTGGCTTCGTGGTGCTCCAGCAGAGCTTTGGTCACCACAGGGGCTTCATCTGCCAGGACTTCTCTTTCTATTCCCTCCCCAGTGAGCGGTTTGGCTTCATCTTCTACTTGTTCGAGAGGTCCCGTCACTGAAGCCGAGATCCAAGAAGGTGACCGTTCTTCGATACTGGTGACTGCCCTCGTCCCGTCAACGAGGGCCACGGTCACCGCGTGAACCAGACTCTTATTGAGCTCTTCGGACACCTGGACAGCGACTGAGGGCTCAGTCTTCTCCTCACTCTTCTGGGCTTGCTGTGCTTCGATCTTCTCCCTTTCTACGGCATCATACTCAGACAGAGGCACCACAGCTGGGACATCGGAGTCCTCTTCATGGCCTTCCGCTGGTCCTGTATCTTCAGCAGTGGCTTGTTCTTGTTTCCCATCTGACCTTTTCTTTCTTCGACCAGGAATAAATTTCTTAATCGAAACCCAAGACTCTTCTTTCCCGGGCTCAGCATCAGAAGCCGAGTGTTCGACGCCAGGTCCAGTTACAGAGTCTTCGTTTTTCTCTTCCAGTTTTGACTTGGACTTTTTTCTTGCAGTGACTAATCTTTTAAACGACTCCCAGGTGGAGACACCCTCTCCCTCAGAGGGGCTTCCAGCTTGCTCGGGGGAGGAGCTCCCTGGCCCCAGATCCTGCTCTTGGGAGCAGGCAGGGACAGCCTCTGGTCCCGTTTCTTTGTCTTTTCCCACTTCCTCTGGTCTGGGACTGTCTCCTCCCACTGTTTTCAGTCCGCCTTCCTCGTCGGAAGACGACCCTTTCCTGGCTCTCTTCTTGGATGAGCCCACACAGATCAGAGCTTCCCACGAGACAGAGGTGTCAACCTTGCGCTTCGGTTCCTCTGGCTTCTGCTCCTCCCCGTTTCCTTTCACGTCCTCCTGCATTTCAGAGGCCGCACTCTCCGTGGAGGACATGGTGGCACTCTTTACCTTTTCCAACTCGTCTTCTTTGTCACTTTCAGAAAGCCTCCTAACACGTTTCTTGGGCGTCACCATCTTTTTGAAAGATGCCCAGGGAGTGACAccttccctctttttctccccgtCAGAAGTGGTTCCTTCTTCACCCTCCCCATCCTGCTGCGCCTCGGCTGTGCCCTTCTCCAGACACACCGTGTCCTCGGGCTCCTCGGGAGACGAGGCAGAGCTCTCGCCCTTCTGCTCATCTGCGCTATCTGGAGATTCTGCCACAGCCGGCTGCTCCCCCGACTCTTCatcgcctcctcctcctcttttccctttctgtttctttccagaAAGCTTTTTTAAGCCAGTGCTGGTAAAAAGTTTCTTCAAAGGGCTTCCCTGCACCTTAATTCGCTCTTGTGAGGACAGCATTTCCACCTCACTGACCACGCCTTCAGGAAGCGCACACGGGGCCTTCTCGCTGGGACACGGGTCCGCCGGCTCGGTGTGGTCCTCCCCGGGGGCACGCATGGCTGTGGCCTTCACCAGCTCCTCAGCAGCGTCAGCTTTCTGGAGATCGGCGCTGGTTTCTACTGGTTTCTCAGGCGGCGAGGCCTCTACTACTTCTCCCTCGGCCTTCTgctcctctgtttccttctctacGGGGCTAACGTGAACTTCTGCAACAATCTCTACTTTCTCATCAAATACTTCTGTGGCTAAAGGGGCAGTTTTCTCTTCAGGAGATCCCTGCCCTTGGTCTTCAGAGGGCAGCTCCACTTTCTCATATTCGGCAGATAATCGAGCATCGCTGGCGCTCTCGGTGACCTGCAGGTGTGGTTGTTCGGGAGCAGCCAGTTTCTCAGAGGCCTCTtctggcttttcattttcttccatgtcTACTTTTTCCGGctcttgttctttcttcttctccGAAGCCTCCAGCTCATCCTCCTTGGGCTTCCTGAAACTGGTCTTCTTCCGCCAGCCAGCCCAACCTTGGGTGAAGAATTTTTTGAAGGGTGACGCTGTTTCACTGGCCACTGGACTGGCTGGAGAGTCTGGAGCTTTGGTTGGTTCTTTTTCCTGTGTTTCTTCCCCTTCTTCTTTACCTTCCTCTGTTGTTTGACTGCACTCAGCTTGAAGAGAAATGTCTGCGTTGCACTGCTCAAGTTTCAAAGTCTCTTCAGGTTTCTCTGTAGACTGTTTAAATTCACTCTCTTTAGGTGCCACTTCTTCACTCTCCCGGCTGGGCTCCTGGTGGTCACCAGCCCCATCAGACCCTCCTGCTccttcaccttcatctttttTGACAGTGAGCAACTGGACGGCATCAGACTTCTCGGTCTTATCCTTTTTCACAGTGAATTTAAAGCCAACAAACTTGAACACCTTCTTAAATCCAACATCATTAGTCTGGGACTCAGTAGGCTGTGTAAGCTCCTCTATGTTGCTTCCTGAACACGGaatctgttcaattatttcagGCATTTCGTCCTGCCCGTCCTTCATGATGTCTTGAACAAGCGCTGAGTTAGCAGCCATTTCTTTATCTGAGTCTCTTTCATTCACATCGTCAGACTCTCTTTGTCCAACTATTAGCAGAAACACAGGAATGGGAGAGGGGAAGAAAGAAGATGATTACAAATCAagaaaatcaattattttaaaaacatgaccCATTAATCTTTTCCATGTCAGGCAATTCCAGGATAGTGTAAGGATCTTATCAGTATTTGTAAATCCTCATAGATTAGGCAGCATCTACTTCTTTTAAATGACCTTTAAAAAGTCAGGTTCAAAGGTACTGCTCTGATAGTTCTATTCCCTGTAAAGGGAAAGTTAACAAACTCATCAAAAAATTAGTTATAGATAACTTGCTATAGCATCACTAAGAGTGAGTCGACCAGATGGTGTATGTTCTAAGGCAATACAAAATGGAATCACACATCACACCCATTATCTAGGATCCATCAAGTTATGGATGTAACTTCCACTTTTTAGGAAATACAGGGTTAGATAAATTTGCTGAGTAACAACACACAAATAAGTACCTAGACAAATCTAATGAAGGGGCTTTCTGTGTGATAATGTCTCTTCAACAAGTCCCATAAAGGGATCAGAGCTCCTTGGGGAAATTCCATGCTATGTCAGGGAAAGTACAGGAACATGTCATCACGACAGAAAGGAGGTGCTCACAAGCAGAAGGGACATATCAAAAGGACACAAGGGCCAGCTTGAGGGGCTCCCACTGGTCAAAGTTAgaatcataaaaaaaaacaatactgaCAGTGAATGGTTACAAGACGCTGAATAAAAAAAGAATCCATGAATCAAGAGTAATACTGAAAAAATAAGTGTACTTCTTTATGAAGAACATGCCAATCAATAAATTTAGATAAAAATTCCACTTTGATCCTTAGAGTCATTCTCTTTAGAATTTTAGAATTCTACTCCATCAAGATTTACATATTGctgtaagactgtatatcaatgatccatcaacaacaacaaaaagattcaCATTATTACTTACTAAGGACAAGAGTTAATAAACATCATTGTCTCCTATAGGCAATTATCTAAGCTCTTTCCAGACCTTGGTAAGCGGCTGTTCAGCCTTGAAAATGTCTCTAACATGAATTTGTGTCCTTCATTGAGTACAATTCatgtaaatgaaaaaatacagtagACTTTCTTTTGCAGTTATTTGGGGAGGGGAATGCCATGTTTTAGTTAATTCGGCTTCCTTGGCAAAGCCTAGCTGGCTGTTTGTCATCACATTCAGAAAATCACTCTATTTTACAAACACCATTGTGGTAACTCATTCAAAGATCAGGAAATGCTAAAACCACTGGATGAAAGTAAGGTCGTAAGGAAACCTAGTTTTAGAGTATCAACACACAGACTACTTCATTTCAAAAGGAAAAACTCTCTTTACCATGGAGAAATCTGGCCAGCAGTGCCTTCACCAACGATCAAACTGAACATGCCCAATAATGGAATAAGATTTTCATCAAGCCTCCTGATGTGAGGCACTGAGGCCAATGAATCACCTCAACAGTATTCCAGTAAAAAATGTGGACCAGAATGTAATTGCGAGGAAACAATCAGACAAGTCCACACTGAAGGCCATTCTGTGAAGCAACTAGCCTAGCCTGGCCTGAAATGTCAATGTCACAAAGgacagaaatcaaacaaaaacacaAGTGAGTTGTCCGCAAGTAATTCCCAAACAGTTTAAGGAGACAGACGGAGGGAGTGAGGGGCggaagagaaaggggaggggtggcgGGAGGAAGTGGTAAAATAGCAGTAAGTGGTGAATTAGGTCAAGTGTGTAtgttcatttattatattttctgtagttttgaaactttaaaaatccttGGGGTTTTAAAAAGCAAGCCCATGTGATTTAATACTGGGATGGGTACTTTGCTAAATTAAGAAACTTAAGAAATATAAACCACTAGAGATGCCAGGCAAGGTCCTGGATTGGATAACTCATTAGGGCAAACCAGCTAAAGGAAGTTTTTGGCTCTTCTTGAGAAAATGTGACTATGATTTGGGATTAGGCGAGATGAAtttttaccaaaaggaaagggtaaAAAATTTGACTGTTACCAAATGGTATATATAGTataatctcattatggttttgaaacatctctctcatacacacactcccCCACATATGGTATATGGGGGGATGGAAATGTGTTATATTTTAGTTTTGCCCGTCTAAATTTTCTGATTTTCCATATTGGCCATGGATTGCTTTctctaataaataaaaaaggtcAATTAAAATAGAGACAAAAATGTTCTTAATAAAATTGGAATATGCTTAATGCCCACAGCATAAACTGAAGCTTAAAATTATACCAATATTTAGAACATAGcaataaacatttgaaataacagaaatgtttGGAAAAACAGAAAACGCTTCCCCAAATCTGTCAATTCCTTCAATGTACATAACTTTATTTGctcatgaaaattattttattctttatgtgaAATATTACAAATCTTATTTCTACAAATTGCCATTGTACTTACCTATCGGGTTTTATTTTGAAACTGAAGAAAGTTTACTGAAAAAGCGACCACAGTGCTACCAAGTGATGACTGTGTGTGAAGCACTGCTGCCCTGTGCTATGCTATAAATTACACCTGAACTCCATTTTTtcccttgctttttcttttcaaacattACCAGATTTTTGGGTATTTGTAACTGAAGCCTGTGGATTATCTGGGCTTCTTACTGTGGAGAGTAAGTAGGAGGAGGAGGCATTCGAATCCCACACACATGCCACAGTGTGGACAGGGCCTCTGCTTGGTGACAGTGCCGTACCTGTCCCAGcccttctctgtaagagctttgGGAACCAGCCAATTCTCATTTATTCTGATATCAGCACTAAGGCAgcattaaagaaaacaaagaaactgaaaaccTGAACATTTTAGAGGAGTTGTGAAAAACCAAGAATTATCTCATTTTTTGATCTGAAGAGTACTTCctaaaggattttcctttcctttaaaaaaaaaaaacaaactatgaAATACACTGTTGTGCcccgtttccttgagtcccccgtGTGGAGCCAGTCACCAGCCTCAGTCGCGAGATGtaagagcaaaacaggtctttattgctagttcgAACTAGGGTCTCAGTGGCCCGTCAGAACACAGGACTCcgtctgagaccctgaacaaagttcccttcttgcttttatacttttggaacAGTTAGGGGTTTTTCAAGGGGGGTGGTTtattgtgaccttagctgattgTTTAACCTAAACAGGGTCAGGgtcttttatacttttggaaCAGTTAGGGGTTTTTCAAGGGGGGGTGGTTtattgtgaccttagctgattgTTTAACCTAAACAGGGTCAGGGTCTTGTTGcacaggttgctgggcatggtttcTGGAATGGGCATGGCTTGAGCGGGAACTTCttactcaagatggaggacacagaacaaaatggaggcaggggtcccaCAACACATGTGACCAACTTTAGACTtttatcaataataaaaaaataatcaccaCCCACGTTAAACATGGAGGCAAACAttgcaagggaaagaaaaattcaGATATACATGATCAGACTGTCCAGAGTATTGTACCCTGACATCGCAAGTCAGGAGAGAGGATACTCTCCCAGAAATCTTCTGAGGTTGCTCTTTTAGTTTTTTAGAGCATGTGTATACCTCctgaaatgagaagaaaatggTAGAGGTTTCCATTTGTACTGATTATAATCT
Protein-coding sequences here:
- the AKAP12 gene encoding A-kinase anchor protein 12 isoform X2, whose product is MLGIVTITVGQRESDDVNERDSDKEMAANSALVQDIMKDGQDEMPEIIEQIPCSGSNIEELTQPTESQTNDVGFKKVFKFVGFKFTVKKDKTEKSDAVQLLTVKKDEGEGAGGSDGAGDHQEPSRESEEVAPKESEFKQSTEKPEETLKLEQCNADISLQAECSQTTEEGKEEGEETQEKEPTKAPDSPASPVASETASPFKKFFTQGWAGWRKKTSFRKPKEDELEASEKKKEQEPEKVDMEENEKPEEASEKLAAPEQPHLQVTESASDARLSAEYEKVELPSEDQGQGSPEEKTAPLATEVFDEKVEIVAEVHVSPVEKETEEQKAEGEVVEASPPEKPVETSADLQKADAAEELVKATAMRAPGEDHTEPADPCPSEKAPCALPEGVVSEVEMLSSQERIKVQGSPLKKLFTSTGLKKLSGKKQKGKRGGGGDEESGEQPAVAESPDSADEQKGESSASSPEEPEDTVCLEKGTAEAQQDGEGEEGTTSDGEKKREGVTPWASFKKMVTPKKRVRRLSESDKEDELEKVKSATMSSTESAASEMQEDVKGNGEEQKPEEPKRKVDTSVSWEALICVGSSKKRARKGSSSDEEGGLKTVGGDSPRPEEVGKDKETGPEAVPACSQEQDLGPGSSSPEQAGSPSEGEGVSTWESFKRLVTARKKSKSKLEEKNEDSVTGPGVEHSASDAEPGKEESWVSIKKFIPGRRKKRSDGKQEQATAEDTGPAEGHEEDSDVPAVVPLSEYDAVEREKIEAQQAQKSEEKTEPSVAVQVSEELNKSLVHAVTVALVDGTRAVTSIEERSPSWISASVTGPLEQVEDEAKPLTGEGIEREVLADEAPVVTKALLEHHEASDDTLVSEVELTSEAVTAADATEASAAEETADMVSAVSQLTDSPDTTEEATPVQEVEGGVPDIEDQERRTQEVLEAVAEKVRGESQLPDTRGPGDTIQTMQEEGPEMPVEVEEPQDSQMLDGKKEVDVVLKVHGQETKTETLIREKVLVQATPESIVKGPQGAETVESSELRTTCQAETLVEVKSEIILEQAAAPDSAETSTDSETNGSTPVADHEALNITQQDKSMEIYEDNEVTSGTQPQVPEAQVVPITKEMPPTPSSFESQEESEEHSKMEEVPDHTDTEVSVEAVPILSKTQEMVQFADKETKDVVLDGGLEVSVDRETTVSQKKTPEVALKDDITEEAQFPKNDNIELQSHAQSLPTPVEGERVVQVVRGEMEAKPTQMSEEKLEQKPAVTVSEELSKQLVQTVSVTVIDGEKEVISFEEGSPSWSVEEEVVCTETHVQSSEASLTLTAVAVEKEVFSETVKIVETAEPLESEDAHLVLEEKSEKDEGTSAPTGEDAVPTGAESQAESTPVAVPAPPGKGVSADLEGEKSTLQNWRSGGDDAQACGQEGKVSKTGKEDIKAESEILNLETESSKLVQNVIQTVVDQLESTEEAAPDFQTQAQLIKVDHQEAGQKIEERELPASAQGEEQTPTAEEESVPTPPKQATEVSKGAGDASEETTTQKVESPSVYDQQLEEVVLPLEAKKEATGTERVLEANKGAGLGERIEASPEGERSDALDAPGGHSTALEDAEASGGLTKESLDANGPKLKEEDGQEGELQEGKVHHESGKELTTQTQEETQKPEREAATSALGEP
- the AKAP12 gene encoding A-kinase anchor protein 12 isoform X1, which translates into the protein MGAGNSTEQRSPEQPEAGSGTPAEPQPIAGGPATEAAPGTPGDPAIAAADPQTKLLQKNGQLSTASGLPEQGELSLQEEPLNDNEEEVIGTDVGQRESDDVNERDSDKEMAANSALVQDIMKDGQDEMPEIIEQIPCSGSNIEELTQPTESQTNDVGFKKVFKFVGFKFTVKKDKTEKSDAVQLLTVKKDEGEGAGGSDGAGDHQEPSRESEEVAPKESEFKQSTEKPEETLKLEQCNADISLQAECSQTTEEGKEEGEETQEKEPTKAPDSPASPVASETASPFKKFFTQGWAGWRKKTSFRKPKEDELEASEKKKEQEPEKVDMEENEKPEEASEKLAAPEQPHLQVTESASDARLSAEYEKVELPSEDQGQGSPEEKTAPLATEVFDEKVEIVAEVHVSPVEKETEEQKAEGEVVEASPPEKPVETSADLQKADAAEELVKATAMRAPGEDHTEPADPCPSEKAPCALPEGVVSEVEMLSSQERIKVQGSPLKKLFTSTGLKKLSGKKQKGKRGGGGDEESGEQPAVAESPDSADEQKGESSASSPEEPEDTVCLEKGTAEAQQDGEGEEGTTSDGEKKREGVTPWASFKKMVTPKKRVRRLSESDKEDELEKVKSATMSSTESAASEMQEDVKGNGEEQKPEEPKRKVDTSVSWEALICVGSSKKRARKGSSSDEEGGLKTVGGDSPRPEEVGKDKETGPEAVPACSQEQDLGPGSSSPEQAGSPSEGEGVSTWESFKRLVTARKKSKSKLEEKNEDSVTGPGVEHSASDAEPGKEESWVSIKKFIPGRRKKRSDGKQEQATAEDTGPAEGHEEDSDVPAVVPLSEYDAVEREKIEAQQAQKSEEKTEPSVAVQVSEELNKSLVHAVTVALVDGTRAVTSIEERSPSWISASVTGPLEQVEDEAKPLTGEGIEREVLADEAPVVTKALLEHHEASDDTLVSEVELTSEAVTAADATEASAAEETADMVSAVSQLTDSPDTTEEATPVQEVEGGVPDIEDQERRTQEVLEAVAEKVRGESQLPDTRGPGDTIQTMQEEGPEMPVEVEEPQDSQMLDGKKEVDVVLKVHGQETKTETLIREKVLVQATPESIVKGPQGAETVESSELRTTCQAETLVEVKSEIILEQAAAPDSAETSTDSETNGSTPVADHEALNITQQDKSMEIYEDNEVTSGTQPQVPEAQVVPITKEMPPTPSSFESQEESEEHSKMEEVPDHTDTEVSVEAVPILSKTQEMVQFADKETKDVVLDGGLEVSVDRETTVSQKKTPEVALKDDITEEAQFPKNDNIELQSHAQSLPTPVEGERVVQVVRGEMEAKPTQMSEEKLEQKPAVTVSEELSKQLVQTVSVTVIDGEKEVISFEEGSPSWSVEEEVVCTETHVQSSEASLTLTAVAVEKEVFSETVKIVETAEPLESEDAHLVLEEKSEKDEGTSAPTGEDAVPTGAESQAESTPVAVPAPPGKGVSADLEGEKSTLQNWRSGGDDAQACGQEGKVSKTGKEDIKAESEILNLETESSKLVQNVIQTVVDQLESTEEAAPDFQTQAQLIKVDHQEAGQKIEERELPASAQGEEQTPTAEEESVPTPPKQATEVSKGAGDASEETTTQKVESPSVYDQQLEEVVLPLEAKKEATGTERVLEANKGAGLGERIEASPEGERSDALDAPGGHSTALEDAEASGGLTKESLDANGPKLKEEDGQEGELQEGKVHHESGKELTTQTQEETQKPEREAATSALGEP